From Xenopus laevis strain J_2021 chromosome 7L, Xenopus_laevis_v10.1, whole genome shotgun sequence, one genomic window encodes:
- the aicda.L gene encoding activation-induced cytidine deaminase L homeolog (The RefSeq protein aligns at 98% coverage compared to this genomic sequence), whose amino-acid sequence MTMDSMLLKRNKFIYHYKNLRWARGRHETYLCYIVKRRYSSVSCALDFGYLRNRNGCHAEMLFLRYLSIWVGHDPHRNYRVTWFSSWSPCYDCAKRTLEFLKGHPNFSLRIFSARLYFCEERNAEPEGLRKLQKAGVRLSVMSYKDYFYCWNTFVETRESGFEAWDGLHENSVRLARKLRRILQPPYDMEDLREVFVLLGL is encoded by the exons ACAGCATGTTGTTGAAGCGCAACAAGTTCATCTATCACTACAAGAACCTGCGCTGGGCCCGGGGTCGGCACGAGACCTACCTGTGCTACATAGTCAAGCGGAGATACAGCTCAGTGTCCTGCGCGTTGGACTTCGGGTACCTGCGGAACCGCAACGGCTGCCACGCTGAGATGCTCTTCCTGCGCTACCTGTCTATATGGGTGGGTCACGACCCCCATAGGAACTACCGGGTCACGTGGTTCAGCTCCTGGAGCCCCTGCTATGACTGTGCCAAGCGCACcctcgagttcttaaaggggcaCCCCAACTTCAGTCTGCGCATCTTCAGCGCCAGGCTCTATTTCTGCGAGGAGCGCAACGCGGAGCCGGAGGGGCTGCGGAAACTGCAGAAAGCGGGGGTGCGACTGTCTGTCATGAGCTACAAAG ATTATTTCTACTGCTGGAACACCTTTGTGGAGACCCGGGAGAGCGGCTTTGAAGCCTGGGATGGATTACACGAGAACTCGGTCAGACTGGCCCGGAAGCTGCGGCGCATCTTGCAG CCGCCGTACGACATGGAGGATCTGAGAGAAGTGTTTGTTCTCCTTGGGCTTTAA
- the slc2a3.L gene encoding solute carrier family 2 member 3 L homeolog (The RefSeq protein has 2 substitutions compared to this genomic sequence) has product MESRKGQVTCSLVFSVCVAAIGSLQFGYNTGVINAPEKIIRSFYNATYEHRYGKIIPESLLTSLWSLSVAIFSVGGMMGSLSVGLFANRFGRRNSMLLVNVAAIVGGAFMGFSKLAWSPEMLIIGRFIIGIFCGLCTGLVPMYIGELAPTSLRGALGTLNQLGIVIGILVAQIFGLDFILGSETLWPLLLAFTIFLSIIQCALLPFCPESPRYLLITKGEDEKAEMILRKLRGTTDVASDVQEMKDESARMAQEKSVSIIEIFRSSQYRQPITIAIILQLSQQLSGINAVFYYSTSIFEDANVPNPVYATIGAGVVNTVFTIVSLLIVERAGRRTLHLTGLGGMAVGALIMTIALKLKDQDQAWSYVSIVAIYGFVALFEIGPGPIPWFIVAELFSQGPRPAAMAISGCSNWTANFLVGMLFPYAAIACGPYVFLIFMVLLILFFIYTFFKVPETRGRTFEDISQEFQKKGAESRTKSDSVELTGIQGLDKKV; this is encoded by the exons GGCCAAGTAACTTGCTCTCTGGTCTTTTCTGTTTGTGTGGCAGCCATTGGCTCCCTGCAATTTGGATACAACACAGGGGTGATCAACGCCCCTGAAAAG ATCATCAGGTCGTTTTACAATGCTACGTACGAGCACCGATATGGGAAGATAATCCCGGAAAGTCTCCTCACATCCCTGTGGTCTTTATCCGTGGCCATATTCTCTGTTGGGGGAATGATGGGCTCCCTCTCTGTAGGATTCTTTGCAAACCGCTTTGGAAG GAGAAATTCCATGCTGCTGGTGAATGTGGCTGCCATTGTTGGAGGGGCTTTCATGGGTTTCTCGAAACTGGCCTGGTCCCCTGAGATGCTGATCATTGGACGTTTCATCATTGGAATCTTCTGTGGGCTTTGTACTGGCCTGGTTCCAATGTATATTGGGGAACTGGCACCCACCTCTCTTCGTGGAGCTCTGGGAACCCTTAATCAGCTGGGCATCGTCATTGGGATTTTGGTGGCACAG ATTTTTGGCCTGGAGTTTATCCTTGGATCCGAGACCCTTTGGCCATTGCTATTAGCCTTCACCATTTTCCTGTCCATCATCCAGTGCGCACTTCTACCCTTCTGTCCAGAAAGTCCTCGATACCTGCTTATTACTAAGGGGGAAGATGAAAAAGCTGAGATGA TTCTCCGGAAACTGCGTGGCACTACGGATGTGGCCAGTGACGTCCAAGAGATGAAAGACGAGAGCGCTAGGATGGCACAAGAAAAATCTGTGTCTATTATAGAAATCTTCCGATCCAGCCAGTACCGACAGCCAATAACAATCGCCATCATCCTCCAACTTTCCCAGCAACTGTCTGGGATCAATGCT GTATTTTATTACTCCACCAGTATATTTGAGGATGCGAACGTTCCGAACCCTGTATATGCCACCATTGGTGCAGGGGTGGTCAACACGGTGTTTACGATTGTGTCG CTATTAATCGTGGAACGGGCTGGCCGTAGGACTCTGCATCTTACTGGCCTTGGTGGAATGGCTGTTGGTGCCTTAATAATGACCATTGCTCTCAAGCTTAAG GATCAAGACCAAGCCTGGAGCTATGTGAGCATTGTGGCAATCTATGGCTTTGTGGCTCTGTTTGAAATCGGTCCTGGACCCATTCCTTGGTTCATTGTGGCTGAGCTCTTCAGTCAAGGTCCTCGGCCAGCAGCGATGGCCATATCCGGCTGCTCCAACTGGACTGCAAATTTTCTTGTGGGAATGTTATTTCCCTATGCAGCA ATAGCATGTGGTCCATATGTCTTCCTCATCTTTATGGTTCTGCTCATCTTGTTCTTCATCTACACGTTCTTCAAAGTCCCAGAGACCAGAGGCCGCACATTTGAGGACATTTCCCAGGAATTCCAGAAAAAAGGTGCAGAGTCCAGAACCAAGAGCGACAGTGTGGAGCTGACAGGCATTCAAGGTTTAGATAAAAAAGTATAA
- the slc2a3.L gene encoding solute carrier family 2 member 3 L homeolog isoform X1 — protein sequence MHHRVFKGQVTCSLVFSVCVAAIGSLQFGYNTGVINAPEKIIRSFYNATYEHRYGKIIPESLLTSLWSLSVAIFSVGGMMGSLSVGFFANRFGRRNSMLLVNVAAIVGGAFMGFSKLAWSPEMLIIGRFIIGIFCGLCTGLVPMYIGELAPTSLRGALGTLNQLGIVIGILVAQIFGLEFILGSETLWPLLLAFTIFLSIIQCALLPFCPESPRYLLITKGEDEKAEMILRKLRGTTDVASDVQEMKDESARMAQEKSVSIIEIFRSSQYRQPITIAIILQLSQQLSGINAVFYYSTSIFEDANVPNPVYATIGAGVVNTVFTIVSLLIVERAGRRTLHLTGLGGMAVGALIMTIALKLKDQDQAWSYVSIVAIYGFVALFEIGPGPIPWFIVAELFSQGPRPAAMAISGCSNWTANFLVGMLFPYAAIACGPYVFLIFMVLLILFFIYTFFKVPETRGRTFEDISQEFQKKGAESRTKSDSVELTGIQGLDKKV from the exons GGCCAAGTAACTTGCTCTCTGGTCTTTTCTGTTTGTGTGGCAGCCATTGGCTCCCTGCAATTTGGATACAACACAGGGGTGATCAACGCCCCTGAAAAG ATCATCAGGTCGTTTTACAATGCTACGTACGAGCACCGATATGGGAAGATAATCCCGGAAAGTCTCCTCACATCCCTGTGGTCTTTATCCGTGGCCATATTCTCTGTTGGGGGAATGATGGGCTCCCTCTCTGTAGGATTCTTTGCAAACCGCTTTGGAAG GAGAAATTCCATGCTGCTGGTGAATGTGGCTGCCATTGTTGGAGGGGCTTTCATGGGTTTCTCGAAACTGGCCTGGTCCCCTGAGATGCTGATCATTGGACGTTTCATCATTGGAATCTTCTGTGGGCTTTGTACTGGCCTGGTTCCAATGTATATTGGGGAACTGGCACCCACCTCTCTTCGTGGAGCTCTGGGAACCCTTAATCAGCTGGGCATCGTCATTGGGATTTTGGTGGCACAG ATTTTTGGCCTGGAGTTTATCCTTGGATCCGAGACCCTTTGGCCATTGCTATTAGCCTTCACCATTTTCCTGTCCATCATCCAGTGCGCACTTCTACCCTTCTGTCCAGAAAGTCCTCGATACCTGCTTATTACTAAGGGGGAAGATGAAAAAGCTGAGATGA TTCTCCGGAAACTGCGTGGCACTACGGATGTGGCCAGTGACGTCCAAGAGATGAAAGACGAGAGCGCTAGGATGGCACAAGAAAAATCTGTGTCTATTATAGAAATCTTCCGATCCAGCCAGTACCGACAGCCAATAACAATCGCCATCATCCTCCAACTTTCCCAGCAACTGTCTGGGATCAATGCT GTATTTTATTACTCCACCAGTATATTTGAGGATGCGAACGTTCCGAACCCTGTATATGCCACCATTGGTGCAGGGGTGGTCAACACGGTGTTTACGATTGTGTCG CTATTAATCGTGGAACGGGCTGGCCGTAGGACTCTGCATCTTACTGGCCTTGGTGGAATGGCTGTTGGTGCCTTAATAATGACCATTGCTCTCAAGCTTAAG GATCAAGACCAAGCCTGGAGCTATGTGAGCATTGTGGCAATCTATGGCTTTGTGGCTCTGTTTGAAATCGGTCCTGGACCCATTCCTTGGTTCATTGTGGCTGAGCTCTTCAGTCAAGGTCCTCGGCCAGCAGCGATGGCCATATCCGGCTGCTCCAACTGGACTGCAAATTTTCTTGTGGGAATGTTATTTCCCTATGCAGCA ATAGCATGTGGTCCATATGTCTTCCTCATCTTTATGGTTCTGCTCATCTTGTTCTTCATCTACACGTTCTTCAAAGTCCCAGAGACCAGAGGCCGCACATTTGAGGACATTTCCCAGGAATTCCAGAAAAAAGGTGCAGAGTCCAGAACCAAGAGCGACAGTGTGGAGCTGACAGGCATTCAAGGTTTAGATAAAAAAGTATAA